CTACGATGGCCTCGCGACGCTGTATCTCGACGCCGGGAACCAGGCCATGGCTGAGACCTACCTGGCCAAGGCCCAAGAAATCTGCGCGCGGGCGGGGCTCGAGCCCGACGGGCTGATGGTGCTTCCATTCCTCTATTGAAGAACCGCACACGGAGGAGCTCGACATGACGTCTGTCGAATCGCGCCGGCCGGTGGCCCCGGGCGAGCCGGCCCCCGACTTCACCCTTCCGGCGGTGGACCGAGAGGAGACGGTGTCCCTGAACGACTACCGGGGCCGGAGCCCTCTCTTGCTGGCTCTGTTTATCGGGTTGTGGTGTCCCTTCTGTCGCCGCTCGATCGCCCAGATGGGCCCGCTCGAAGGCAAGCTCAAGGCACTGGGTGTGGAGACGCTCGGCGTCGTGGCTACAACCCCGGAGAACGCGCGGCTCTACTTCAAGTTCCGCCCGACCCGGCTGCGGCTGGCCGCCGACGTGGCGCTCAGCACGCACCGCGCGTACGGGGTGCCGAAGCCGGCCGCGACCCCGGAGCTCCTGAAGGCGATGGAGACGACACGGATCAACCCCACCGGCGAGTTCGCCGAGCCCCTGCCTATTCC
This DNA window, taken from Candidatus Methylomirabilota bacterium, encodes the following:
- a CDS encoding redoxin domain-containing protein, which codes for MTSVESRRPVAPGEPAPDFTLPAVDREETVSLNDYRGRSPLLLALFIGLWCPFCRRSIAQMGPLEGKLKALGVETLGVVATTPENARLYFKFRPTRLRLAADVALSTHRAYGVPKPAATPELLKAMETTRINPTGEFAEPLPIPQAAMAAAKLDGYTENETDRADLERQWPQLKGQFLIDRDGIVRWANIECAAEGLAGVGKFPSEAEILTAVRALPGR